AAAATTTTGACAAATCTTACTTTAGTGTGGTTTAATATAAaccatttaataaatacttcacAATGACATGTTTACCaacacttattatttattaccataaGGTCCAACAATAAACCTTGCTTAGATAAGCTTAGTGATATGCAAGGATTACAATAAGAAAAACCTTCATGTGAAGAATGTCATCATTAGTATAAATATCTTGAACAAGTTTAAACATGACCAATATAAACATAACTAAAGGTCTACTTGTATCAAATGATTAGTGAAATCAATGTTTTAGATGATTTAGAATTAATATGTTTTGGTTCAATAACTAtgatattaatacaatttaaccAGTGGGTTAtcatcaattgttttatgttataaacaaaatggatataaaatatttcacaatattgTGCAATTCTTAAAGCATCGAACACTCTCTTAAATGACTATGTATCAAAGTCCACCATAgtctaaaattctaaataacaTGGTATATATTAGATAGAGCAAAATaatggaacattttttttatttgttataggGTCTGTCAATGCAAGTAGTGCGATTCAGATTTGATGGGCAGCCAATCAATGAAAATGACACACCAACATCACTGGAGATGGAGGAGGGCGACACAATAGAGGTTTATCAGCAGCAGACGGGTGGATCACCTCTAGTGTAATTCTTATCTTAAGGAACTGTCCAATTCCCATGGGAAGAGCGCTGTGGTGTACCCATCTCAACTTTAAcgttaagttaattttaaataaaaactgcaagtataaaatgtaaattttgagATACACAATTGCATTGTCGCACTTTGTATAACTTAGCATTGTGTATCTTAAAACAGTAGTACTGTATACTCTATTTAATTAAGGAGAAAATTTGAGGTAAACCAAATGTTTTAGGTAACTTCAATAATTATTCCAATGTGATAATTTTTTTAGTTGACACTTTACAGATCAATTCTGAATATAATAAGTGTGGCCAAACCTTAAAACACTTGCGACCTGTATGTGGTAATCTATGGGACTTAAGTCCAAACCCCAATGTCAAGTCTACTGCTACAACCACTGGTTTATTAtatctgaaataaattaattttaaaaccagaatgtttttttatttagatataatttttaatggtCTAAATGTAGTTCTTCTGTATTAATaggattaatttcaaatatttgttttcagaaCAGTACATcatacataatgtattttatacttattccTTTAAATAATAGCAAATTGTATTCTCTAGCAGTgtagaatattttcaaatgaaaagCTTAATTTAGTATAAGAGGGATAAATGTCAGTTTGtgaatttattaagtaaattatctCTGTAATAAGAGTTATCTTTTTTTCTCCTATTACCCCGGACATGATGTCATGTAGGAGTACAACCCTGAAAATAGTGTCCTTCCATTTTTAATGGGTACTACATATTTGTTTCGAAAAATTTAgttgaaagaggttttaataagtACCGGAAAGATATTTTCTATTGCCGTTAGGATTCGCCCTAGTTAAGCAGAATAGCATAGGTAGGTATAACCGTGTAACCTTTTATCATTATTAGCCATAACTGACACACTGCAAGGCGGAGGCTTCCCTTCTATCCTTCCACGAGTCTCAATCTGTGGATAGCAGCGGCCAGCTCGGCGAAAAAGAACCGTGTAACCTACCTACACGTTATTAAATATAATCACAGTGCAATTGATGACTCATCCCTACTATTGCGTGTTACGTGTGTCGGTAGGTAGGGCAAAATTTAATGGATCCTCTGATTAAAACAATGATTTGCAGGTTTCAatcaaaattgtattgtcaaGAATTAATTCTTGAACTTTCGTGGCATTTAAAATCTTCATGGACTCACCGACCTTAGAATACTCGGCGTTAACCTTTCTTAATCCAGTCCCGTACTAGTTAACAGTttgaaaattagattttaatggTTATAGGTTTAAAATTCTCAAAAGTTGTGTCCCAAAAGTACAGTGATTTACTTAGCCTTTCATGGCACAAAAGTACACATGTAGCTTTGGATGAACCCAATTACAATGGcagatgaattaatggaaaaagattaaaatgacactattccgAATCTCATTAccatttttctaacacaataattcGGAATTCGGTACAGGGTGGAAGTGGTGGAACACTCACGGTGGTCAACACTCAATATCCATTCATCCAttggctattgtaaatagcggaattggagATTTGAGAGCAAGTTAGATACTTGCACATCACCTCATGTAGGCCGTCTCAATGAAATTGCATTGATACCGAACAGCCATCGCTTTAGTAGTCTTCGACTAGAAAATCGAGTCTAGAAAATGTATGCACTTTTTTATGTTCCAGCAAACACGGCACAGTACGCGCATTTTGTTTTCAACACGTTGGACCAAGACAGAAGTGGCTTGTTAAGTTTCGAGGTAAGAACTATTTATAGCggatttttattagttttctatATCCCGGACCCATTTGGAAGTTTTGCATTTAACGCTCAATCATTTGTTCAAGATCCAATTACGATTTAATTTTAGACCCATATTAAGGTACGAAAATATTGATATCGATCTGCCATTTACATTCGATAATCATCTAAAGATATTGTCCATATTTTCAGGAATTCGTTACTGGATTATCAATATTATCGAGAGGTACCTTAGAAGAAAAGCTACGTTGGACATTTTCGCTGTACGACATAAACGGAGACGGCTATATAACTAAAGAGGAAATGACGGAGATTGTATCAGCGATTTATGACCTCATGGGGAAGATTGTGGAGCCCAACATGGACGATGACGTGGTGCGGGAGAAAGTTGAAAGACTGTTTCAGGTTAGACCTTTATTTTTAGACTATTCTACATTATAACATTTACCATagtaagaaaaatgtttgtcacTTCATTGAATATCGGGATGTACTATGGGGTTACTATGGGGTCTATCATAGCTATATCTAactagtaaatattttaactttatcccatttaaaaatttaatgttctatgtttataataaaattattattttttagtgctACAATAATGTTTTGGCGGGCGATATTATTTGAGCATTTGACAGTATTCGTAGAACCACAGATAACACAATGAAATTTTATGCTTaatcattttcgttttttatCCTCGTTGATAACAAGAAAACTCTACGACAAGCATGATACTTGAATAATAACAGACAGTCATATTTTGCAATTCTCTCACGTATATGTAATTAAGTCGCTAATCATCAAGATTCAAGAAGTCCTTTTAGTTAAAACAATCAATCTGAGTCAGCGTAGAGTAGTGTAAATAGACAACTTACTTCGtatcataaatacataaattttgttccttttaaaaagttttttttctttatttaatttgttgtaattatttaattttatacctatCTTGAATTGTTTTTGACATTAATTTATCGCACCCACTGGTGGTACGCGATGTGTCTTTCCCTGTAGCTCCCTTAAAAATGGTTGAGCTGCATAAGGTATTCGGCATGCGTGCCGCTTGATGACACAGGCTTAcccataatattagtatggctCTTTCTTTCAAAGGCCATTATGGAAAACTATTTTGCCTGGACGCTCCTTGTCAGGCTAGCCAGTTAGGAAGTGTCGACTCCAACTCACAAAGGACATCTAAAAGGGATAACGTCTAtcttatttgcagaataaattatttgatttaatttcatcTATATTTAGACAGTTAGCGTGCCTCCTTAATCcaagtttataaatacaattccAGAAAATGGATTTGAACCGTGACGGCGTACTGACACTAGACGAGTTTCTGGACTGCTGCCTTCGTGATGAGGACATCTCGAGGTCGATGGGGGTATTTGACAGCAACTTCTGACGGCCCGCGGGCGGCGCGAGTGCATCCACGTGCCGCGCCCCATGACATTACACCAACAGATCTCCACCCACGTCATTCTGTACATAACGGTGTTACACCGCTATTGTACCACATAGGTTTGCCGAAACGGAATTGTAGTTAGGAAAACGAATAGTAGACAACATTCTACTTATACCTGTAACATGGGTCAGTCCATCCTAATTGCCAGACCAATTTAAAAATGACGTGGGGCGATACTCGGTAGGTGTCAATGGAGATTTGATTACGATACTATTGTAAAGAAATGCCTTATTTATAAGAAGCTTTAGCGATGAAAGGTGGATTTAAAGGATATAGACGGCAACAGTTGCTGCGTAAACGTGTGTCCGATTTTGTATGTAGATTCAACTGCGAAGGTTCGATGTGAggcttattttgtacttaaaagaTTACTAGgacctttaaaaatatgaataagtgTCCAGTTAAGAACTTGTTATAATTCCAcatatagttttataaatattagaacCCCTGCCTCTAATGGGCATTTTGTTAGACCCTCGCTAGTTTTGAATAAGCTCTAAACTGGctttttaagataataattcCCAACACACACCTATTCATCTTCTACTTACTACTTCTACGTAAACGAAGTAAAATCCAAAACTTGTCTGTCTTAAAAACAGAAATTACTTATACAGCACTACACTTAGGTACACCCAACCTTCACCCAACTATtcagaatttattaaaacccgTAATGTCCAAATAATGAGCTCTAACACAAACtactttaataaattctattagAAAAGTCTAACGAATCTTAAACATAGTGTTAAATTAAGATAAACTAGTTTTACCTGAATATTGCTGATAATAAAGAATTCTAAAATACCTTTGAAAACTGTTCAATTAGGAGTAGATAATTTCGTCTTTAAGCGTGTGAATGCCTGGATCAATCGTAATATGACATTTacagcataaaataaaaatgtatgagccaaatttcataaaaagtatCGTGCTTGAGAAGAAATCATTCCGTCACTACTTCTTCATTTGCATGTTATAAAAGTTAGAGGTGTAACCAAACGTCGCACCCCATATTCAAACATGTTCGTTATCTTATCTTGTTACTTTTCAAATGACTTAGATTTCTAACATAACACAACCTACCTAAATTCAGTATTTCCAGTTTCCACATTTCTTCACTTCTCAAAATGATCAActgttatttttcttcattttgaatCGTTCCGgccattttttatagtaattagaATATTTTCGTTAAGATATTGAATAGTTACCCTaataacatacctacttattataaacatttatttcttagcGTACCGTCGACGCTTAGCAGCTTAGAATACCAATTAAGGACTTTCAGATTTCTTCAAGATTATTAATTAGAGGGCCATCTCGGCCTAAGCTAAGCTATAgctgtaaattataaaattaaaatatgaattcgTCACAACTCGGGTCATAGGAACACACTGCCATAAAATAATTTCCTAACTACAGAACCCTTCACAGCTTAATTTTAACACagcttaattgttttttttaaactgacaataattttcttcaaatatattgttaaaatttcagaattacaaaaaaaatatttatgtagatacTTACGTACTTATCTACTTCATAGAATAGCCACATTATTTACCTATCTCAATGTTTACCAATTCTTCATATTATTCGAGAAAATACCATATTTTCTAAAAGTTATCATACATGTAAATATACCTTGTAAATACcgatattaatagattttaaatgtgtatattttCATAGTGAATGTTAAATGGAACCAAATAACTAGAtggcattaatattaataattgtattatgtaatattgaaaaaataaaaaagtgacacGCAAATAATAACAGCACTAATAAGTATTTACGAATATCTCTATGTAATGTGATTAAAACGTGatgaataaagatattttgcgtttgataattaaatagatACACGTTAGACGACCATGGTAATATATGTATTGCTTAGAAGTTTTTAGCTAATCAGCATCACGtggaaatattttcatgtaaattttaAACCTCATTTTATTGGTCGAGCTTACATAGTTAAGGTTTATGTGTGTCTTCCCAAACAATACTGTTACGTTCTAACTCCTACGACCATGAATGTTATCCGTTTTAATATAGTATTACCATTATAGCgaaatacatagatatattaTGCCTGTTATCCTCGAAGAGTAAGGCAGACGTACTTTTGACAATGGAAATGATTGTATAGAATAAATACACAATCTTATGATGAAACTAGATGGtattaggtacttataaaaTGAGTTGGGTACCTATAATCCTTGATTGTTGTGTTTtcctattataaaattaaatgattttaaatctaaatgaatgtataacagaaataatataattatcttaGTGCCAAAAATGACCCTTATGAGGGTGCAACCTTTGGTATGAAAGTTCGTCTctaaattttaaaaacctatCTAAAAAGGTTGCACCAGTTAATTATTCAGAGCGTTTATGATAGGCCTAATAAGATGGTAATTAATATCGATTTTGTCTTAAAGTCCATGTACTACCTAGTCTAAATCCTACAGGTACTTGATGTTAGTTATTTTAGTATAGAAGCTGTTGTCCCATAggacttaaatattaaattgcagTCGGTGTCATATCTGTCAAGCTTGCATTCTTTTATTTCcgtaacttatttattattggacTTTGTTGTATaccagatattttattatatttttcttaacaattTGCTAGAGATGAAGTACATATCAGTCATTTGTAGTTTCAACATGCCCATCTGACACTGCACGTTTGATTTCTCATATTAATTTGACATAGTTATTAGTTAACGATGCATGTTACTGCATATCCAGCATTCATGTAATAGGTTATAGCGTGGACGTAATGAATATGTTTAGGTACGAATCTGTAAATTAgatatttgaatattgaattgtttatttacaaattgtatgtgtattttacagaaaaataaataaaaataattaaattttgtttcatttttctaatCTGTATTTCGAAGCTGATCAACCTGTGTTGCGCCTTTTGTAAATGCTTAAATAGTTCCAATAGTTCGATACCCAGTCAAACAATCAATCATACAATTAAAAGGGATAAAACTACTACTGACAAAAGGAATGATTATAGCAAATAAAAGAGATACATTTACACTTTgtacaaaatcatttattcaaaccGTGACAATAGTATAGTTAAAAAGTGAGGTCATTGAAAACACTTccgaaaaacaaaattatattccaagaatgtttttacataatgctacaagaacataatattaataatgtctTTCTAATATGGCAAAACTGTTACATGACAAGTATACAACTAGATTCAACATTTTGATCCATGAAGGCGgcatcattatttataaaatatctaatacGACCTACTTAGATTCGATATGAGTAAGTTTCTAAATAATAAGTTAACAATAATGATGGTCTGTTATGTAACGAAGAAGGTTGGATGGGCAAGACATATGGTAACATTAAAATGAccaaaatctattattttttcactattcgtaattattttaaatatgtataatctcacaaaaatatattagttacACTTATTTGTTGTGCGTTTTCTTGAGCAATTTGCCTTTCTTATACTTACTGTTGAATATATATTGTAACTTAACTTACGTTTTAAAACCACATAACAATTTTGCAGTTACTGCTAATTTTGAGgcactatatttaaaaataagaatcattataattataatgtttagatTACGTGTTCC
This genomic stretch from Trichoplusia ni isolate ovarian cell line Hi5 chromosome 25, tn1, whole genome shotgun sequence harbors:
- the LOC113505367 gene encoding Kv channel-interacting protein 4-like isoform X3, yielding MSVNIDMENFSAKKNLRRRTLNTIKSAVTALKQIANSELEELGEQLPRYRPDSIAALRRATRFTEPELKRLYRGFKAECPTGVVKEETFKLIYAQFFPQGANTAQYAHFVFNTLDQDRSGLLSFEEFVTGLSILSRGTLEEKLRWTFSLYDINGDGYITKEEMTEIVSAIYDLMGKIVEPNMDDDVVREKVERLFQKMDLNRDGVLTLDEFLDCCLRDEDISRSMGVFDSNF
- the LOC113505369 gene encoding small ubiquitin-related modifier 3, with the translated sequence MSDEKKGESEHINLKVLGQDNAIVQFKIKKHTPLRKLMNAYCDRAGLSMQVVRFRFDGQPINENDTPTSLEMEEGDTIEVYQQQTGGSPLV
- the LOC113505367 gene encoding Kv channel-interacting protein 4-like isoform X2; its protein translation is MKSSLVKNKRSGKTSKGKRSKKRVRFSDSEPSPPVRETTLCERFVRFFHFLWKNTRSSVRNVINSELEELGEQLPRYRPDSIAALRRATRFTEPELKRLYRGFKAECPTGVVKEETFKLIYAQFFPQGANTAQYAHFVFNTLDQDRSGLLSFEEFVTGLSILSRGTLEEKLRWTFSLYDINGDGYITKEEMTEIVSAIYDLMGKIVEPNMDDDVVREKVERLFQKMDLNRDGVLTLDEFLDCCLRDEDISRSMGVFDSNF